The proteins below are encoded in one region of Hordeum vulgare subsp. vulgare chromosome 3H, MorexV3_pseudomolecules_assembly, whole genome shotgun sequence:
- the LOC123444663 gene encoding senescence-induced receptor-like serine/threonine-protein kinase, with the protein MVTISSASTKPTWISALLLVLATTTIRVHGQSSTSGFISLDCGYRNTTPYTDHKIQGIQHQSDVGFIEGGLTNQVAAAFMAGAEYESQKTLRSFPNGSRNCYTLPSATGKKFLVRALFTYGNYDGLNRTMDGSLFRFGLHIGVNFWEAVNLTNMHPSSTIWKEVLTVAPGDSVSVCLINFGTGTPFVSSLELRPLQDAMYPFVNSSMSISYFRRIRFGTATEYITRYPLDPYDRFWEGWSFSYNTYPWMTLNTSTQVRRLPGDNTFQVPEGILQGATTLDTNYSFFEINVAAGPNLDAKNLQLLPIFHFAEINISNQNRRFDIYSDNDLLFPDFSPSRFQADSMHQNGRFLHNPAAIFLLNKTRSSRLPPLINAFEVYSPVRMDNLTTDAEDAHYMNEVKKHYNLARINWNGDPCSPREYSWEGLTCDYSKRNQNPRIVAVDLSTSGLKGGLVIAFMNMVSLENLDLSHNNLTGAIPDYQIKSLRVLDLSYNQLDGPIPDSILQRSRAGILDLRLEGNPVCSKVKDTYCSNKKKNKSTMLIAVIVPVVLVSLLVVMCILWKLCWKGKSADNEDYAMYEEETPLHIDIRRFTYADLKHITNDFKQIVGKGGFGTVYHGTMENGDEVAVKVLMETSIAESTDFLPEVQTLSKVHHKNLVTLQGYCQNTKCLALVYDFMPRGNLQQLLREGDDYSLTWEQRLHIALDSAQGLEYLHESCTPSIVHRDVKTANILLDKNLVGIIADFGLSRAFNDAHTHISTVAAGTLGYLDPEYHATFQLTIKTDVYSFGIVLLEIITGKPPVLMDPHTYHLPNWVRQKIAKGGIQDIVDKRLLDQYDPSSLQSVVDLAMNCVESAAVDRPSMTEVVSRLKVLLPTTPSSKVYASASSTKSTNDIMRKQFQLLISGDGNEESSSSFQSGYTNQSGYTSRMAELPALSGR; encoded by the exons ATGGTGACCATCAGCTCGGCGAGTACAAAACCGACATGGATATCCGCGCTGCTGCTCGTCCTGGCCACGACGACTATTCGTGTCCATGGCCAGTCTTCTACCTCCG GGTTCATAAGCCTCGACTGTGGATACAGAAACACTACTccctacaccgaccacaagatacAAGGAATACAGCACCAGTCCGACGTTGGATTCATCGAGGGCGGTTTGACCAACCAAGTTGCAGCAGCGTTCATGGCTGGTGCGGAATATGAGAGCCAAAAAACCTTGAGGAGCTTCCCCAACGGCTCAAGGAATTGCTACACGCTGCCATCTGCCACTGGTAAAAAGTTTCTGGTGAGGGCCTTGTTTACTTACGGCAACTACGATGGGTTGAACAGGACTATGGACGGATCGCTGTTTCGGTTTGGGCTCCATATCGGTGTCAATTTCTGGGAGGCGGTAAACTTGACAAATATGCATCCATCAAGCACCATATGGAAGGAAGTGCTCACCGTTGCTCCAGGCGACTCCGTGTCAGTCTGTCTGATAAACTTCGGTACAGGGACTCCGTTCGTGTCTTCATTGGAGCTGAGGCCACTGCAAGATGCGATGTACCCTTTTGTGAATTCTTCGATGTCAATCAGCTACTTCAGACGAATACGATTTGGTACTGCCACTGAATATATCACAAG ATATCCATTGGACCCTTACGACCGGTTCTGGGAGGGCTGGTCTTTCTCCTACAACACCTACCCCTGGATGACCCTAAACACTAGCACTCAAGTGAGGAGGCTACCCGGCGACAACACCTTCCAGGTACCAGAGGGCATCCTCCAGGGGgccacaacactagacacaaactaCTCCTTTTTCGAGATCAACGTGGCGGCGGGTCCCAACCTGGACGCCAAGAACCTGCAGCTTCTCCCGATCTTCCACTTTGCCGAGATCAACATCAGCAACCAGAACAGGAGGTTCGACATCTACAGCGACAACGACTTGCTGTTTCCAGACTTCTCGCCGTCACGATTCCAGGCGGACAGCATGCACCAAAACGGGCGGTTCTTGCACAACCCTGCTGCGATCTTCCTCCTGAACAAGACACGCAGCTCAAGGCTCCCGCCGCTCATCAATGCGTTTGAGGTGTACTCGCCAGTGCGGATGGATAACCTCACCACTGATGCCGAGGATg CCCATTATATGAACGaagtcaagaagcactacaaTTTGGCACGAATAAACTGGAATGGAGATCCATGCTCCCCAAGAGAGTATTCCTGGGAAGGTTTGACTTGCGACTACTCCAAGAGGAACCAGAATCCAAGGATTGTTGCAGT AGATTTATCTACCAGTGGACTGAAAGGTGGATTGGTCATAGCCTTCATGAACATGGTATCATTGGAAAACCT GGATTTATCACACAACAATTTGACCGGAGCTATTCCAGACTACCAAATAAAGTCACTCAGAGTTCT TGATTTGTCATATAACCAGCTCGATGGACCAATCCCTGATTCCATTCTTCAAAGATCTCGGGCCGGTATTCTTGACTTAAG GTTAGAAGGCAATCCCGTATGCTCCAAAGTCAAAGATACGTACTGTTCaaacaagaagaaaaacaaatcTACCATGCTCATCGCAGTGATAGTTCCTGTAGTACTAGTATCCCTCCTAGTAGTGATGTGCATACTCTGGAAATTGTGCTGGAAAg GGAAGTCAGCAGATAATGAGGATTATGCTATGTATGAAGAGGAAACGCCCCTACATATTGATATCAGACGGTTCACGTACGCAGACCTGAAACACATAACAAATGACTTCAAACAAATTGTTGGAAAAGGAGGTTTTGGTACTGTTTATCATGGCACAATGGAAAATGGTGATGAAGTAGCTGTTAAGGTGCTTATGGAGACATCAATAGCGGAGTCAACAGATTTCCTCCCTGAG GTGCAAACCTTGTCCAAAGTTCATCACAAGAATCTTGTGACTCTACAAGGATATTGCCAGAACACGAAGTGCCTAGCCCTCGTTTATGACTTCATGCCCAGAGGAAATCTTCAACAGCTTTTAAGAGAAG GAGATGACTACAGTTTGACTTGGGAACAGAGACTTCATATTGCACTTGATTCGGCACAAG GACTGGAATATCTACATGAGTCATGCACCCCATCAATAGTTCACAGAGATGTCAAGACGGCCAACATCCTTCTGGACAAGAACCTGGTCGGGATAATAGCTGATTTTGGGCTTTCGCGGGCTTTCAacgatgcacacacacacatatctaCAGTTGCTGCTGGCACTCTCGGCTACCTCGACCCTGAGTACCATGCAACTTTCCAGCTCACCATCAAGACAGATGTTTACAGCTTCGGCATTGTGCTCTTGGAGATCATCACTGGCAAGCCCCCGGTATTGATGGACCCTCACACCTACCACCTACCAAACTGGGTACGCCAGAAGATTGCAAAAGGCGGTATCCAAGATATCGTGGACAAGAGGCTGTTGGATCAGTATGACCCCAGTTCCCTGCAGAGCGTAGTGGACCTTGCCATGAACTGCGTAGAAAGTGCAGCCGTCGACAGGCCGAGCATGACCGAGGTTGTTTCAAGGCTAAAAGTGTTGTTGCCGACGACTCCAAGCTCGAAAGTGTATGCTTCCGCGTCCTCTACGAAGTCCACGAATGACATAATGCGAAAGCAGTTCCAGCTGTTGATTTCTGGAGACGGCAACGAGGAGAGCTCCAGCTCCTTCCAGTCTGGCTATACCAATCAGTCTGGCTATACCAGTCGGATGGCAGAGCTGCCCGCCTTATCTGGACGGTGA